In the genome of Terriglobales bacterium, one region contains:
- a CDS encoding glycosyltransferase family 39 protein — MKSSSRPVPGVAGGRELIVIGAFAAVKLVLHLATAAHYGYFRDELYFIAQSEHLDWGYVDVAPMTAWLARLMRMLLGDSLFAIHVLPALAGAATIVLTGLLARELGGRRFAVGLACLVVLLAPVFLVDDSLLGPGALERLLWVACTYCVVLAIRRQEPRYWLLFGMLAGLGLETKHSFLFFGFGLFTGLLLTNERNRFRERHIWIAGAIALLLFLPNLVWQIHHDFPTIEGLRNVQRQQKNVVFSPSGYVFQQILMLLPTSVLVWMAGLWFYFFHEHGQRYRLLGWTYLAVLLMMIGLKGKPYYMAPLYPMLLAGGAVWIDEIANRHRWRWLRPVSVALILLPGVASAPGFLPVLPPEQAVTYMERMRLRPSKTEVGHMGALPQYFGDRFGWPEMVEAVAQAYNALPPEERAQTGILANNYGEAGAIDLLGRKYGLPKATSPHQNYFYWGPGEQKRNYIVLQDEEEHLREVCDAVEVVAVLDHPYAMQEERRPVHLCRGLRLNLKERWPRMKHWN, encoded by the coding sequence ATGAAAAGTTCGTCTCGTCCAGTTCCAGGAGTGGCGGGCGGCCGCGAACTGATTGTGATCGGGGCGTTCGCTGCCGTGAAACTGGTTCTCCATCTGGCAACTGCAGCCCACTACGGATATTTCCGCGACGAGTTGTACTTCATCGCTCAAAGCGAACATCTGGACTGGGGTTATGTGGACGTGGCACCCATGACCGCGTGGCTGGCCAGGCTGATGCGCATGCTGTTGGGTGACTCGCTGTTCGCGATCCACGTGCTGCCGGCCCTGGCGGGGGCCGCGACGATAGTTCTAACGGGCCTGCTGGCCCGCGAGTTGGGCGGACGTCGCTTTGCGGTGGGGCTGGCCTGCCTGGTGGTGCTGCTGGCCCCGGTGTTCCTGGTCGACGACAGCCTGCTCGGTCCTGGGGCGCTGGAGCGACTGCTTTGGGTAGCCTGCACCTACTGCGTGGTGCTGGCGATCCGGCGGCAAGAGCCGAGGTACTGGCTCCTGTTCGGAATGCTGGCTGGATTGGGACTGGAAACCAAGCATTCTTTCCTCTTCTTCGGCTTCGGACTTTTCACGGGCCTGCTGCTAACGAATGAACGGAACAGGTTCCGTGAGCGGCATATCTGGATCGCCGGCGCAATCGCTTTACTCCTGTTCCTGCCGAATCTCGTGTGGCAAATACATCACGACTTTCCCACAATCGAGGGACTACGCAACGTACAGCGGCAACAGAAGAACGTGGTGTTTTCGCCTTCAGGATATGTGTTCCAGCAGATCCTGATGCTTTTGCCTACGAGCGTGCTCGTGTGGATGGCAGGCCTGTGGTTCTACTTCTTCCATGAGCACGGACAGCGTTACCGCCTGCTGGGCTGGACCTATCTGGCGGTGCTGCTGATGATGATCGGCCTGAAAGGCAAACCCTACTACATGGCACCGCTGTACCCCATGCTTCTGGCCGGTGGCGCCGTGTGGATCGATGAGATCGCGAACCGACACCGATGGAGGTGGCTGCGGCCAGTGAGCGTGGCACTGATCCTCCTGCCGGGGGTCGCGTCGGCGCCGGGGTTCCTGCCGGTGCTGCCCCCGGAGCAGGCCGTAACGTACATGGAGAGAATGCGGTTGCGCCCATCCAAGACCGAGGTGGGCCACATGGGCGCGCTGCCTCAGTACTTCGGGGACCGCTTCGGATGGCCGGAAATGGTGGAGGCCGTAGCGCAGGCGTACAACGCGCTCCCTCCGGAGGAGCGAGCGCAGACAGGAATCCTCGCCAACAACTACGGTGAGGCCGGAGCAATCGACCTGCTGGGGAGGAAATACGGACTTCCGAAGGCGACTTCACCACACCAAAACTATTTCTACTGGGGACCGGGGGAACAGAAGCGGAACTACATCGTCCTGCAGGACGAGGAAGAGCACCTGCGTGAGGTGTGCGATGCGGTGGAAGTAGTGGCGGTGCTGGACCATCCCTACGCGATGCAGGAGGAGCGCCGACCGGTGCACCTGTGCCGCGGGCTGCGGCTCAACCTGAAGGAACGCTGGCCGCGCATGAAGCACTGGAATTAG
- a CDS encoding superoxide dismutase family protein, whose protein sequence is MKAGIRAFWVVTIAVGMVWAASKPAKKIVELKNAKGESVGTATLVMKDHAGVGITLRLKNLPPGEHAIHIHQNAKCEADPAAPQDAFKSAGGHFNPNGKKHGLENPEGHHNGDMYNITVDKDGRCCSKDNVRHGLLNDQVTLEEGPANSLFANGGTALVIHEKADDMKSDPAGNAGARIACGVIVK, encoded by the coding sequence ATGAAGGCAGGGATTCGGGCATTTTGGGTCGTCACGATCGCGGTGGGGATGGTGTGGGCGGCATCCAAACCAGCGAAAAAGATCGTGGAACTCAAGAACGCCAAGGGTGAGAGCGTAGGCACGGCGACGCTCGTAATGAAGGACCACGCGGGCGTGGGCATCACGCTGCGGCTGAAGAACCTGCCGCCGGGCGAGCACGCCATCCACATCCATCAGAACGCCAAGTGTGAAGCCGACCCTGCGGCACCGCAGGACGCGTTCAAGTCCGCCGGGGGGCACTTCAATCCCAACGGCAAGAAGCACGGTTTGGAGAACCCTGAGGGACACCACAACGGCGACATGTACAACATCACGGTGGACAAGGACGGCCGGTGCTGCAGTAAGGACAATGTGAGGCACGGTCTGCTGAATGACCAGGTAACGCTGGAAGAAGGGCCGGCGAACTCGCTCTTCGCCAACGGCGGAACCGCGCTGGTGATCCACGAGAAGGCCGACGACATGAAGTCCGATCCGGCGGGCAACGCCGGTGCAAGAATCGCGTGCGGGGTGATTGTGAAGTAG
- the secA gene encoding preprotein translocase subunit SecA, with translation MLNVLLAKVIGTRNEREIKRLQPLVERINALEPEIERLTDGELRAKTDQFRERIRKHLEPYEADLERARELGPDEVERAQNELRRGEREALDDLLPEAFAVVREAGRRTLNMRHFDVQLIGGMVLHQGKIAEMKTGEGKTLVATLPVYLNALPGRGVHVVTVNDYLAKRDSEWMGQIYRFLGLTVGVIVHGLDDNERREAYAADVTYGTNNEYGFDYLRDNMKFDLSECVQRGHNYAIVDEVDSILIDEARTPLIISGASEESTDKYYRVNRIIPKLERGEEIKEGENRILTGDYVVDEKHHTITITDEGWEKVEKLLGIGNIADPENWALKHHVETAVKAHALYKRDVQYVVKDGEVIIVDEFTGRLMPGRRWSDGLHQAIEAKEGVTIERENQTLATITFQNYFRMYKKLAGMTGTAETEAAEFDKIYKLDVIVIPTNKPLRREEHPDVVYRTEKEKYEAVAQEIEQFNESGRPVLVGTTSIEKSERLSELLKKRGVTHVVLNAKYHEREAEIVAQAGRKGSVTIATNMAGRGTDILLGGNPDFMAKQELVKRGVARPLAAAAGKIQARAESEDMTLFYYQGNEYEVPLAQWNEVFEHYRRQTDSEHDEVVTLGGLHILGTERHEARRIDNQLRGRAGRQGDPGSSRFYLSLEDDLMRIFAREWVSNMLKRLGMEEGVPIESRLITRRIEAAQKAVEAQHFEARKHLLEYDDVMNKQREAVYGLRRQLLEGLDQRDLIIGEDGYVAAILSDLLGQYCPEKVHPDDWDLTALKNQLFTRFGVDILAEGIQPERLNRSELGDAIFEKLRERYEAKEKLIGSEAMRYHERLIMLSVLDSQWKDHLLSMDHLKEGIGLRGYGQKDPLVEYKRESFQMFEEMMQRFQDETVRYLYLMQVVSGGPELERHVPEPEAAEAPGARIPSARGSADGGRRPRATSIDEIEQEFQRRKRRELEAARLAGSGDYQPVQQVVRSTAKVGRNDPCPCGSGKKYKKCHGAGA, from the coding sequence TTGCTCAACGTCCTGCTGGCCAAGGTCATCGGCACCCGTAACGAGCGGGAGATCAAGCGTCTCCAGCCTCTGGTCGAGCGCATCAATGCGCTCGAGCCCGAGATCGAGCGCCTTACCGACGGCGAGCTGCGCGCCAAGACCGACCAATTCCGCGAGCGAATCCGCAAACACCTGGAACCCTACGAGGCCGATCTCGAGCGCGCCCGCGAACTGGGCCCGGACGAAGTCGAACGCGCCCAGAACGAGCTGCGCCGCGGCGAGCGCGAAGCCCTCGACGATCTCTTGCCGGAAGCTTTTGCCGTAGTCCGCGAGGCCGGCCGCCGCACCCTCAACATGCGCCACTTTGACGTGCAGCTCATCGGCGGCATGGTGCTGCACCAGGGCAAGATCGCCGAGATGAAGACCGGTGAAGGCAAGACGCTGGTGGCGACCCTCCCGGTCTATCTCAACGCGCTTCCCGGCCGCGGCGTCCACGTGGTCACGGTCAACGATTACCTGGCCAAGCGCGACTCCGAATGGATGGGCCAGATCTACCGCTTCCTCGGCCTGACCGTCGGGGTCATCGTGCACGGCCTCGACGACAACGAGCGCCGCGAAGCCTATGCCGCCGACGTTACCTACGGCACCAACAACGAGTACGGTTTCGACTACCTGCGCGACAACATGAAGTTCGACCTCTCGGAGTGCGTCCAGCGCGGCCACAACTACGCCATCGTCGACGAGGTGGACTCCATCCTCATCGACGAGGCCCGCACACCGCTCATCATCTCCGGCGCCAGTGAGGAATCCACCGACAAGTACTATCGCGTCAACCGCATCATCCCCAAGCTGGAACGCGGCGAAGAGATTAAGGAAGGTGAGAACAGGATTCTCACCGGCGATTACGTAGTGGATGAAAAACACCACACCATCACCATCACCGACGAGGGCTGGGAAAAGGTCGAGAAGCTCCTGGGCATAGGCAACATCGCCGACCCGGAAAACTGGGCCCTCAAGCACCACGTCGAGACGGCCGTGAAAGCGCATGCGCTCTACAAGCGCGACGTGCAGTACGTGGTGAAGGATGGCGAAGTCATCATCGTGGACGAATTCACGGGCCGCCTGATGCCCGGCCGTCGTTGGTCCGACGGGCTCCACCAGGCCATCGAAGCCAAGGAAGGCGTCACCATCGAGCGCGAGAACCAGACCCTGGCCACCATCACGTTCCAGAATTATTTCCGCATGTACAAGAAGCTGGCGGGCATGACCGGCACGGCGGAGACCGAAGCCGCCGAGTTCGACAAGATCTACAAGCTCGACGTCATAGTGATTCCAACCAACAAGCCGCTCCGCCGCGAGGAGCATCCCGACGTCGTCTATCGTACGGAGAAAGAGAAATACGAGGCCGTCGCCCAGGAGATCGAGCAGTTCAACGAATCCGGACGCCCGGTGCTGGTAGGCACTACCTCCATCGAGAAGTCCGAGCGCCTCTCCGAGCTGTTGAAGAAGCGCGGCGTGACCCACGTTGTCCTCAACGCCAAGTACCACGAACGCGAGGCCGAGATCGTGGCCCAGGCCGGCCGCAAAGGTTCTGTCACCATCGCCACCAACATGGCCGGCCGCGGCACCGACATCCTGCTGGGCGGCAATCCCGACTTCATGGCCAAGCAGGAGCTGGTGAAGCGCGGCGTGGCTCGTCCGTTGGCCGCCGCGGCCGGCAAGATCCAGGCCCGCGCCGAATCCGAGGACATGACCCTGTTCTATTACCAGGGCAACGAGTATGAAGTCCCCCTGGCGCAGTGGAACGAGGTCTTTGAGCACTACAGGCGCCAGACCGACTCCGAGCATGATGAAGTCGTAACTCTGGGCGGCCTCCACATCCTCGGCACCGAACGCCACGAGGCCCGCCGCATCGACAACCAGCTCCGCGGACGCGCCGGGCGCCAGGGCGATCCCGGCTCTTCGCGCTTCTACCTCTCGCTCGAAGACGACCTCATGCGCATCTTCGCCCGCGAATGGGTTTCCAACATGCTCAAGCGTTTGGGCATGGAAGAAGGCGTGCCCATCGAGAGCCGCCTCATCACCCGCCGCATCGAGGCCGCGCAGAAAGCCGTGGAGGCGCAGCACTTCGAAGCCCGCAAGCACTTGCTCGAGTACGACGACGTCATGAACAAGCAGCGCGAGGCCGTCTACGGCCTGCGCCGCCAGTTGCTCGAGGGACTCGACCAGCGCGACCTCATCATCGGCGAAGACGGCTACGTCGCCGCCATCCTCTCCGACCTTCTCGGCCAGTACTGCCCGGAGAAGGTCCACCCCGACGACTGGGACCTGACCGCGCTCAAGAACCAGCTCTTCACCCGCTTCGGCGTGGATATCCTCGCCGAGGGCATCCAGCCCGAAAGGCTCAACCGCAGCGAGCTCGGCGACGCCATCTTCGAAAAGCTTCGCGAGCGTTACGAGGCCAAGGAAAAGCTCATCGGCTCGGAGGCCATGCGCTACCACGAGCGCCTCATCATGCTCAGCGTCCTCGACAGCCAGTGGAAAGACCACCTCCTTTCCATGGACCACCTCAAGGAGGGCATCGGCCTGCGCGGCTACGGCCAGAAGGATCCTCTGGTGGAGTACAAGCGCGAGTCCTTCCAGATGTTTGAGGAGATGATGCAGCGCTTCCAGGACGAGACCGTCCGCTACCTCTACCTGATGCAGGTGGTCAGCGGCGGCCCGGAACTAGAGCGCCACGTTCCGGAGCCGGAGGCCGCGGAAGCTCCCGGCGCTCGCATCCCGTCTGCCCGCGGTTCAGCGGACGGCGGACGACGCCCGCGCGCCACCTCCATCGACGAGATCGAGCAGGAGTTCCAGCGCCGCAAACGCCGCGAACTGGAAGCCGCCCGCCTGGCCGGCTCCGGCGACTACCAGCCCGTCCAACAGGTGGTTCGCTCCACGGCCAAGGTCGGCCGCAACGACCCCTGCCCCTGCGGCTCCGGCAAGAAATACAAGAAGTGTCATGGCGCTGGTGCATAG
- a CDS encoding multidrug efflux SMR transporter, with protein MSWLYLLLAGVFEIIWAIALKYSEGFSRALPTGIVFTAGFASFWLLGLAAERLPIGTAYAVWTGIGALGTAVLGMVLFAESSHGLRLASIALIVIGIAGLRLFGAR; from the coding sequence ATGTCCTGGCTCTACCTGCTCCTCGCCGGGGTTTTCGAGATCATTTGGGCCATCGCCCTGAAGTATTCGGAGGGCTTTAGTCGCGCGCTGCCAACCGGCATCGTCTTCACCGCCGGCTTTGCCAGTTTCTGGCTGCTTGGACTGGCCGCCGAGAGGCTCCCCATCGGCACGGCCTACGCCGTGTGGACCGGCATCGGCGCGCTGGGCACGGCGGTACTGGGCATGGTCCTGTTCGCCGAATCCAGCCACGGACTGCGGCTCGCCAGTATCGCGCTCATCGTCATCGGCATCGCCGGCCTGCGTCTGTTCGGAGCCCGCTAA